Proteins encoded by one window of Chondromyces crocatus:
- a CDS encoding serine/threonine-protein kinase — protein sequence MQTGELVAGRFEIVRHAGSGGMGAVYKARDRETSQPVAVKVLHGHSAAHAERFAREAQLLSELRHPGIVRFVGSGVTAQGDGFIVMEWLEGESLSARLKRGPLSVAEAIQLGVRVADALRPAHERGIVHRDLKPPNLFLEGGTIEKLKVLDFGIARILEPGQKLTITGQMIGTPGYMSPEQARGDQSVDARTDVYALGCVLYRALTGRRVFEGEDPVSALIKVTVEEPPRAAVYRPEVPPALDDLVARMLAISPLRRPRDATAVLSELLVIGGFQDGETAIAPSTGPRAVGPAGSFASMQPSSFSPAPPPGGGTASAARAASPVQPASPIAAQPTGHPPHASVSVVGPPSVVPTPTMASAYAQPSASGYGPAYGPPHGPPHGPPLTGHGSSHGAGYFTGHPYPGAPYGAAPPQTPPQTNKAMVFGLVGAVGALLVVLFGGVLLLLIAPASSPGSSFGGSSAVCPGERCLAFEVPDPSRADAVKLLPAVRKVAREIEPTAELVLLSLVNGSREGLIDTKDQRQIVQYHFQNAQRDSRFYLWLGDGRLVMSRSTAVPTQLPLADPSCSMPAIIRAAGLSEGYSTATLLDSAGGFGPTFMIAGAQGNAFIDPRACTPKKMF from the coding sequence ATGCAGACGGGAGAGCTGGTAGCTGGTCGCTTCGAGATCGTCCGCCACGCCGGCTCGGGTGGGATGGGCGCCGTGTACAAGGCGCGCGACCGGGAGACGAGCCAGCCGGTAGCCGTCAAGGTACTCCACGGCCACAGCGCCGCCCACGCCGAGCGCTTCGCCCGCGAAGCCCAGCTCCTGTCCGAGCTGCGCCATCCGGGCATCGTCCGCTTCGTCGGCAGCGGCGTCACCGCCCAGGGCGACGGCTTCATCGTCATGGAGTGGCTCGAGGGCGAGAGCCTCTCCGCCCGCTTGAAGCGCGGCCCCCTCTCCGTGGCCGAGGCCATCCAGCTCGGCGTCCGCGTCGCCGACGCCCTCCGCCCCGCCCACGAGCGCGGCATCGTCCACCGCGACCTCAAGCCGCCGAACCTCTTCCTCGAAGGCGGCACCATCGAGAAGCTCAAGGTGCTCGACTTCGGCATCGCCCGCATCCTGGAGCCGGGCCAGAAGCTCACCATCACGGGCCAGATGATCGGCACCCCGGGCTACATGTCGCCCGAGCAGGCCCGCGGTGACCAGAGCGTCGACGCCCGCACCGACGTCTACGCCCTCGGATGTGTGCTTTACCGCGCCCTCACGGGCCGCCGCGTCTTCGAGGGCGAAGACCCCGTCTCCGCGCTCATCAAGGTCACCGTCGAGGAACCCCCGCGCGCTGCCGTCTACCGCCCCGAGGTTCCCCCCGCGCTCGACGACCTCGTGGCGCGCATGCTCGCCATCTCTCCTCTCCGTCGTCCTCGTGATGCCACCGCCGTCCTCTCCGAGCTGCTCGTCATCGGCGGCTTCCAGGACGGTGAGACGGCGATCGCCCCCTCCACCGGCCCGCGCGCGGTCGGCCCGGCGGGCAGCTTCGCCTCCATGCAGCCGTCGAGCTTCAGTCCGGCTCCCCCTCCCGGTGGGGGCACCGCCTCCGCCGCGCGGGCCGCATCGCCCGTGCAGCCCGCATCCCCCATCGCCGCGCAGCCGACAGGCCATCCTCCTCACGCATCGGTCTCGGTCGTCGGACCGCCCAGCGTCGTTCCCACGCCCACCATGGCGAGCGCGTATGCCCAGCCTTCCGCGAGCGGCTACGGCCCCGCGTACGGACCACCCCACGGCCCCCCGCACGGCCCGCCCCTCACCGGTCATGGCTCCTCGCACGGTGCGGGCTACTTCACCGGCCATCCCTACCCGGGAGCGCCTTATGGCGCCGCCCCTCCGCAGACCCCGCCTCAGACCAACAAGGCCATGGTCTTCGGCCTCGTCGGCGCCGTGGGGGCTTTGCTCGTCGTCCTCTTCGGTGGCGTGCTCCTCTTGCTCATCGCCCCTGCGTCTTCCCCGGGCTCCTCCTTCGGGGGAAGCTCCGCCGTCTGCCCTGGCGAGCGCTGCCTCGCGTTCGAGGTCCCCGACCCTTCGCGCGCCGACGCCGTGAAGCTCCTCCCCGCCGTCCGCAAGGTTGCCCGCGAGATCGAGCCCACCGCCGAGCTGGTGCTGCTGTCGCTCGTCAACGGGAGCCGGGAGGGCCTCATCGACACCAAGGACCAGCGCCAGATCGTCCAGTACCACTTCCAGAATGCCCAGCGCGACAGCCGCTTCTACCTGTGGCTCGGTGATGGTCGCCTGGTGATGAGTCGCTCGACGGCCGTCCCCACCCAGCTCCCCCTGGCCGATCCGTCTTGCTCCATGCCGGCCATCATCCGCGCGGCGGGGCTGAGCGAAGGCTATTCGACCGCGACCTTGCTCGACAGTGCAGGCGGCTTCGGTCCCACCTTCATGATCGCCGGCGCCCAGGGCAACGCCTTCATCGACCCGCGTGCGTGCACCCCCAAGAAGATGTTCTAG